The Leguminivora glycinivorella isolate SPB_JAAS2020 chromosome 17, LegGlyc_1.1, whole genome shotgun sequence genome has a window encoding:
- the LOC125235253 gene encoding nedd8-activating enzyme E1 regulatory subunit, whose amino-acid sequence MASPSPKSPEQSEKNKQYDRQLRLWGDHGQAALEKGHICLINATALGTEVLKSIVLPGVGAVTIVDDSTVSEEDIGSNFFLETSSKGLNRGSETLRLILELNPAVQGHAVQESTHQLLQANPDFFKSFTVVVGTALEEKTIKELSQHLWDINVPFILARSVGFLGSFRIQTKEHAIIETHPDNEQPDLRLDIPFPALSEYLDSIDIEAVDLKDHGHIPWIVILHKAVMTWQKAQNDTRWPMSRKEKNEVKEVVMGFIRKDENGIPIREENFEEALRAINTALHPTFLPVQIQDLLYCSNATNLTKESSPFWIMCSALRAFIEAEGKGKLPLKGVLPDMTASTEHYVKLQNIYRTQAAFEAEAVYRKVQQIVNQLHCECISEADVKLFCRHSRNLHLIAGSNIANEYQMTAPVSSYIARHLEEPDVMMVHYILLRAAEMFCSEHCRAPGELEPEGDIASLKTCVSKLLTDVSCSPFPKDDHVHEMCRYGGAEIHSVSAFIGGCVAQEAIKIITKQYKPVNNTFIYDGASTSTATFTF is encoded by the coding sequence ATGGCATCTCCGTCACCGAAATCTCCTGAACAAAGCGAGAAGAACAAACAATATGACCGGCAACTTCGTCTGTGGGGAGACCATGGGCAAGCAGCTCTGGAAAAAGGACATATTTGTTTGATTAATGCTACTGCTCTTGGCACCGAAGTCTTAAAGTCAATAGTCCTTCCCGGCGTTGGGGCTGTTACTATTGTTGACGATTCTACTGTGAGTGAAGAGGACATTGGAAGTAACTTTTTCTTAGAAACCTCAAGCAAAGGATTGAATAGAGGATCTGAAACATTACGTCTTATCTTAGAATTGAATCCCGCTGTTCAAGGCCATGCAGTTCAAGAATCAACTCATCAATTATTGCAAGCAAACCCTGACTTCTTCAAGTCTTTTACTGTAGTAGTTGGTACGGCTCTGGAAGAGAAGACTATTAAAGAATTGTCACAACATTTATGGGATATTAATGTACCTTTTATTTTGGCGCGGTCAGTAGGCTTCTTAGGCTCATTTAGGATTCAAACAAAAGAACATGCTATCATTGAAACTCACCCAGACAATGAACAACCTGACCTTCGCCTAGACATTCCTTTTCCTGCTCTCTCTGAGTACCTGGACAGCATAGATATTGAAGCAGTGGACTTAAAGGACCATGGACACATTCCATGGATAGTTATTCTCCACAAAGCTGTGATGACTTGGCAAAAAGCACAGAATGACACTAGATGGCCTATGAGTCGCAAAGAAAAGAATGAAGTAAAGGAAGTGGTCATGGGGTTTATCAGAAAGGATGAAAATGGAATTCCCATTAGAGAGGAGAACTTTGAAGAGGCACTTAGAGCTATCAACACTGCTTTGCATCCTACATTTTTACCAGTCCAAATTCAAGATCTGTTGTACTGCAGTAATGCTACCAACTTGACAAAGGAGAGTTCACCTTTCTGGATAATGTGCTCTGCACTTAGAGCCTTCATTGAGGCTGAAGGAAAAGGCAAGCTTCCTCTGAAAGGTGTTCTACCTGATATGACGGCTTCTACTGAACATTATGTTAAActacaaaatatatatagaaCACAAGCTGCTTTTGAAGCAGAAGCAGTGTACAGAAAGGTTCAACAAATTGTAAATCAATTACATTGCGAATGCATCAGTGAAGCTGATGTAAAACTGTTCTGCAGGCATTCACGTAATCTGCACCTAATTGCAGGCTCAAATATTGCTAATGAATATCAGATGACGGCTCCCGTGTCTTCGTACATAGCCAGGCATTTAGAAGAGCCTGATGTAATGATGGTGCACTACATTCTACTGAGGGCTGCAGAGATGTTTTGCTCAGAGCACTGCAGAGCTCCAGGAGAATTGGAGCCTGAAGGTGATATTGCAAGTTTAAAGACATGTGTATCAAAACTGCTTACAGATGTATCATGTTCTCCGTTTCCCAAAGATGATCATGTCCATGAAATGTGTCGCTATGGTGGAGCCGAAATACACAGTGTGTCCGCTTTTATAGGAGGCTGTGTGGCCCAGGAGGCTATCAAGATTATTACGAAACAATACAAACCAGTCAATAACACATTCATTTATGATGGAGCTTCTACAAGTACCGCTACATTTACTTTTTGA
- the LOC125235271 gene encoding N-alpha-acetyltransferase 30 codes for MNQLADDNVQNVKSSLKATSTKNKNKTAKDNSPSKTTDEVRIVNEENLSAALASTLHVNNINSNLTNGTSDHSKEDKAVDKANAVEEVRDVNSIKSNDSNGDGRESCGPQSDAGRSALGATLGNLENTCYQQGQSSQGEIDIISYESELQMPEIMRVIQKDLSEPYSIYTYRYFIHNWPKLCFLATHDGKCIGAIVCKLDMHRNVVKRGYIAMLAVDEKYRNKKIGSRLVRKAIQAMINDNADEVVLETEITNKPALILYENLGFVRDKRLFRYYLNGVDALRLKLWLR; via the exons ATGAATCAACTCGCTGACGATAACGTGCAAAACGTCAAGAGTAGTCTAAAAGCGACGAgcacgaaaaacaaaaataaaaccgccaaAGATAACTCACCTTCTAAAACGACTGACGAGGTAAGAATAGTGAACGAAGAGAATTTAAGTGCGGCGTTAGCTAGTACTTTACATGTTAACAACATAAATAGCAACCTAACAAATGGTACAAGTGATCACTCTAAAGAAGACAAGGCGGTCGACAAGGCCAATGCGGTCGAAGAAGTGCGAGATGTAAATAGTATAAAATCAAACGATAGCAATGGGGACGGCAGGGAGTCGTGTGGGCCTCAATCGGACGCGGGCAGAAGCGCCCTAGGAGCGACCCTGGGGAACCTTGAAAACACATGCTATCAGCAAGGTCAATCGTCGCAAGGAGAGATCGACATCATATCATACGAGTCCGAACTACAAATGCCTGAAATCATGAGAGTCATACAGAAAGATTTATCTGAACCCTACTCAATCTACACCTATAgatattttattcataactgGCCTAAGCTCTGTTTCTTAGCCACACATGATGGGAAATGTATTGGTGCCATTGTATGTAAGCTAGACATGCATCGGAATGTGGTGAAGAGAGGATACATTGCTATGTTAGCCGTGGATGAAAAATACAGGAATAAGAAAATTGGTTCGAGACTGGTACGAAAAGCAATACAG gCAATGATTAATGATAATGCAGATGAAGTAGTCTTAGAAACGGAAATTACAAACAAACCTGCTCTCATACTATACGAGAACTTAGGGTTTGTGCGTGACAAGCGTTTATTTAGATATTACCTCAACGGTGTGGACGCATTGCGGTTGAAGCTATGGTTAAGGTGA